The following proteins are co-located in the Trichocoleus sp. FACHB-46 genome:
- a CDS encoding peroxiredoxin: protein MPLSVGDTAPAFTAKDTNGNTVSLSDFAGKAVVLYFYPKDDTPGCTKQACSFRDNYSQYQGKDIVVLGVSIDDETSHQKFTEKFNLPFPLLADVNGAITKAYDVDGGGYAKRVTYVIGSNGTISNVYTTVKTDTHATDILADLGV, encoded by the coding sequence ATGCCTTTATCTGTTGGCGATACTGCCCCCGCATTTACAGCCAAAGACACCAACGGTAATACTGTTTCGCTGTCTGACTTTGCAGGCAAGGCGGTTGTGCTGTACTTCTACCCCAAAGACGATACGCCCGGTTGCACCAAACAAGCTTGCAGCTTCCGAGACAACTACAGCCAGTATCAAGGCAAAGACATTGTGGTGCTAGGTGTCAGCATTGATGACGAAACCTCTCACCAGAAGTTTACAGAGAAGTTTAATCTCCCCTTCCCTCTCCTCGCCGATGTCAACGGTGCCATCACGAAAGCTTACGATGTCGATGGGGGTGGTTATGCCAAGCGTGTCACCTACGTCATTGGCAGCAACGGCACCATCAGCAATGTCTACACCACTGTGAAGACCGACACCCATGCAACTGATATTTTGGCTGACTTGGGTGTATAG
- a CDS encoding C39 family peptidase: MTNPQAQNPPSSPAVASAPPALTYSGPREVLINQAVVLKGTYDPLRIAKVSLAAEDKYPLEVMMDAQKRTWQVNLNQGFKAAGSRWLKLKGTDSAGKLVDDEVIYLTVSTDPMTVGQSLTLKVLRDTLFKFRAIDSARLNAQQKVAVKAGQTFKVSRYGSVDGHLKVVLDPPIAPIGEFGYFFEEHVQLSKGAQVFKFNISDVPNTPLSAQVLVTQTTLIKAQPADSASLAANQKAELLQGQTLQITGYAAIKGHFRVSLATPIQGLGQTGYIYWEHIQIKHNNKVVSFDPDALTATVLKTTVFKKRPVDSASLQASEKFAITAGSVYGVAGYAIADGHIKASLTEELPQFGNTGYIFPDFIQMKRGTKPFNPMPPQVELNVPYFSQRDNPRYSWATCNVTSIAMIFYYYGRRSQGGQLEDELLQWCLNRYGQGSQTDNAVLSEMIKAYGFKTSFSTTRNWAAVKDELINGRPVVMGGDFTATGHIVCVVGYTAQGFIVNDPWGDALSGYYDTEGRKLLYPYSYMDRVAGPDGNVWAHFIAR, encoded by the coding sequence ATGACCAACCCCCAAGCCCAAAATCCGCCCAGTAGTCCAGCCGTTGCTTCTGCCCCACCCGCACTCACCTACAGTGGCCCCAGAGAAGTTCTGATCAATCAGGCCGTGGTTCTCAAGGGAACTTATGACCCACTACGAATTGCCAAAGTCTCACTCGCCGCAGAGGACAAGTATCCCTTGGAAGTGATGATGGATGCTCAAAAGCGCACTTGGCAAGTGAACTTGAACCAAGGCTTTAAGGCCGCAGGCTCTCGCTGGCTAAAACTCAAAGGCACTGATAGCGCTGGCAAGCTGGTTGACGATGAAGTGATTTACCTGACTGTCAGCACTGACCCGATGACGGTAGGCCAGTCGCTAACCTTAAAAGTCTTGCGAGATACCTTATTTAAGTTTCGTGCCATCGACTCAGCCCGTCTCAACGCTCAGCAGAAGGTAGCTGTAAAGGCAGGCCAAACTTTCAAGGTCAGTCGCTATGGCTCAGTGGATGGACATCTCAAAGTGGTGCTTGACCCGCCCATTGCCCCGATTGGAGAATTCGGCTATTTCTTTGAGGAGCATGTGCAACTCAGCAAGGGAGCACAGGTTTTCAAGTTTAATATCAGCGATGTTCCTAACACACCTTTAAGCGCTCAGGTTCTGGTTACGCAAACCACCTTAATTAAGGCTCAGCCTGCTGACTCTGCCTCATTAGCAGCCAACCAAAAAGCTGAGTTGTTACAGGGCCAAACTTTACAAATTACTGGATACGCTGCGATCAAAGGTCACTTCCGGGTGTCTCTGGCTACTCCTATTCAGGGTTTGGGGCAAACGGGCTATATCTATTGGGAGCACATTCAGATCAAGCACAACAATAAAGTTGTGTCTTTTGACCCAGACGCCCTCACAGCCACGGTGCTCAAAACCACTGTGTTCAAAAAACGTCCGGTTGATTCCGCCAGTCTGCAAGCTTCAGAAAAGTTCGCGATAACGGCAGGCAGTGTTTACGGGGTGGCAGGTTATGCGATCGCCGATGGCCACATCAAAGCCTCCCTCACCGAAGAGTTGCCTCAGTTTGGCAACACGGGCTATATCTTTCCCGACTTTATCCAAATGAAGCGGGGCACCAAGCCCTTCAACCCGATGCCACCCCAGGTGGAACTGAATGTTCCTTACTTTTCCCAACGGGACAATCCGCGCTATTCCTGGGCGACTTGCAACGTCACCTCGATCGCGATGATTTTTTACTATTACGGACGGCGATCGCAAGGCGGCCAATTAGAGGATGAACTCTTGCAATGGTGTCTCAACCGCTACGGCCAAGGATCGCAAACCGATAATGCGGTTCTCTCAGAAATGATTAAGGCCTATGGTTTCAAAACCAGCTTTAGCACCACTCGCAACTGGGCAGCCGTAAAGGACGAACTAATCAATGGTCGCCCTGTCGTGATGGGGGGAGACTTCACAGCGACTGGCCATATTGTTTGCGTGGTAGGTTACACGGCGCAAGGCTTCATCGTAAACGACCCTTGGGGCGATGCTCTATCTGGCTACTACGACACCGAAGGCCGTAAGCTGCTTTATCCCTACAGCTACATGGATCGAGTCGCAGGTCCAGATGGCAATGTTTGGGCGCACTTCATTGCTCGGTAA